A window of Parambassis ranga chromosome 10, fParRan2.1, whole genome shotgun sequence contains these coding sequences:
- the LOC114442184 gene encoding TBC1 domain family member 2A-like isoform X4, producing the protein MPLTNMSIKHPLIEIQNSVHSLRKRSSQEWSQSVFHIEDPAWTPGGAGDSSRTASPRTLVESPVLPHPIPLADPGGQVSPAEDRESPSLFNRRSRKTETPSTSTMPVLRRSTLSSSSDRMARLQQEKQMLKEEVKAQKELVWILHKALEAAQLEKRTCAEFLAVDGEQDRLELLRHRERQAANLQTQLEEARMEAEAARRSLAERDVQLAELQHAVRMLTEKNNAKQEVIIKLSDQVTACLSDPRRSDLSSGGRLESQTLRRLQQDVENLKDDIEAYKTQNKFLNSEIYQLTKLWRTSSEQEKSLMVKCAYLEATNCQVESRYLGVLRKLQETKSLDPAQQKAVQKMVEDALKGELKKVMKLDTDRDHDEYGFKIIPDYEVEDMKLLAKIQALEIRSHNLLHQECVERPLLSRWAQYLAGRSDDDLCPSPELKILVRGGIPREYRKRVWRWLVQARTRTTRERHPQRYQQLCEKSRMSPHPASRQIQLDLHRTLTTNQHFSSPSSSTLQQLRRVLLAFSWQNPAIGYCQGLNRLAAIALLVLQSEEDAFWCLVTVVEAIMPQDYYTKSLVASQADQRVLKDFLAEKLPRLAAHFEDHGIDVSLITFNWFLVVFVESLPSDILLPLWDAFLYEGTKVMFRYALALFKYKEDDILKIHDSVEIYQYLRFFTKTISDGRRLTSIAFGDMNPFPRRLLRNRRALHLERLQAELRELEEQQKAFVTESTERKDKELDNMDARTHISTCNEAARWAARTGDQSSRSVQRGVMLPMGAPRVEQKQEDLLLLMCHTMLFVLLPTV; encoded by the exons ATGCCGCTCACCAACATGTCAATCAAGCACCCGCTCATAGAGATCCA aaACTCCGTCCACAGTCTGCGGAAGAGGTCGTCTCAGGAGTGGAGTCAGAGCGTGTTTCACATAGAAGATCCAGCGTGGACCCCAGGCGGCGCCGGCGACAGCAGCCGCACAGCGT ccCCCAGGACTCTTGTTGAGTCTCCAGTTCTGCCCCATCCCATCCCACTGGCTGATCCGGGGGGTCAGGTGTCTCCAGCAGAGGACAGGGAGTCACCATCGCTGTTCAACAGACgcagcaggaaaacagagaCACCCAGCACGTCCACCATGCCGGTCCTCCGCAGGAGCACGTTGTCTTCGTCCTCAGACCGAATGGCTCGGCTGCAACAGGAGAAACAGATGCTGAAGGAGGAGGTCAAAGCTCAGAAG GAGCTGGTGTGGATCCTCCACAAAGCCCTGGAAGCCGCTCAGCTGGAGAAACGCACCTGTGCAGAGTTTCTGGCGGTGGACGGCGAGCAGGACCGCCTGGAGCTGCTGCGACACCGCGAGCGGCAGGCAGCCAACCTGCAGACCCAGCTGGAGGAGGCCAGGATGGAAGCAGAGGCAGCGAGGAGGAGTCTCGCAGAAAGAGATGTCCAGCTGGCGGAGCTGCAGCATGCTGTGAGGATGCTGACGGAGAAGAACAACGCCAagcaggag GTGATCATAAAGCTGTCTGATCAGGTGACCGCCTGTCTGTCCGACCCCCGGCGCTCAGACTTGTCTTCAGGCGGCAGGTTGGAGTCTCAGACCCTCAGACGACTTCAGCAGGACGTGGAGAACCTGAAG gATGACATTGAGGCGTATAAGACCCAGAACAAGTTCCTGAACTCCGAGATCTACCAGCTGACCAAACTGTGGAGGACCAGCTCTGAGCAGGAGAAGAGTCTGATGGTGAAG tgtGCCTACCTGGAAGCCACCAACTGTCAGGTGGAGAGTCGCTACCTGGGAGTCCTGCGGAAGCTGCAGGAGACCAAATCTCTGGACCCGGCTCAGCAAAAGGCCGTTCAGAAGATGGTTGAGGACGCTCTGAAGGGAGAGCTCAAGAAGGTCATGAAGCTTGACACAGACAG GGATCACGACGAGTATGGCTTTAAGATCATCCCAGACTACGAGGTGGAGGACATGAAGCTGCTGGCAAAGATCCAGGCGCTGGAGATCCGCTCCCACAACCTGCTGCACcag gagtGTGTGGAGCGCCCCCTGCTGAGCCGGTGGGCGCAATACCTGGCTGGCAGGTCAGATGATGATCTCTGTCCCTCCCCAGAGCTCAAAATTCTGGTACGGGGTGGCATCCCACGGGAGTACCGGAAGAGAGTGTGGCGCTGGCTGGTCCAAGCTAGAACCAGGACCACCCGAGAGCGCCACCCGCAGCGCTACCAGCAG ctGTGTGAGAAGAGCCGGATGTCTCCTCATCCTGCCTCCAGACAGATCCAGCTGGACCTCCACCGCACCTTGACAACCAATCAGCATTTCTCCTCCCCATCCAGTTCCACCCTCCAGCAGCTCCGCCGTGTCCTGTTGGCTTTCTCCTGGCAGAACCCTGCTATCGGCTACTGTCAGGGCCTCAACAG GTTAGCCGCGATCGCTCTGCTGGTTCTCCAGAGTGAAGAGGACGCCTTCTGGTGTCTGGTGACCGTTGTGGAAGCCATTATGCCTCAGGACTACTACACCAAGAGCCTGGTGGCCTCTCAG GCAGACCAGCGGGTGCTGAAGGACTTCCTGGCAGAAAAGCTGCCCCGGTTAGCAGCTCACTTTGAAGATCACGGCATCGACGTGTCCCTCATCACCTTCAACTGGTTTCTGGTGGTTTTTGTGGAGAGTTTGCCAAGTGACATCCTGCTGCCGCTGTGGGATGCCTTCCTGTACGAGGGGACCAAG gtgaTGTTCCGGTACGCTCTGGCTCTGTTCAAATACAAAGAGGACGACATCCTGAAGATCCACGACAGCGTGGAGATCTACCAATACCTGCGCTTCTTCACCAAGACCATCTCTGATGGCAG GAGGCTCACCAGCATCGCCTTCGGGGACATGAACCCGTTCCCTCGCCGCCTCCTGAGGAACCGGCGTGCACTTCACCTGGAGCGCCTGCAGGCGGAGCTGCgcgagctggaggagcagcagaaggcGTTCGTCACGGAGAGCACGGAGCGAAAAGACAAAGAGCTTGACAACATG gacgCTCGGACTCACATCTCAACCTGCAACGAGGCGGCACGCTGGGCGGCTCGGACAGGCGACCAATCATCACGCAGTGTTCAGAGGGGTGTGATGCTGCCGATGGGCGCGCCGCGTGTTGAACAGAAGCAGGAAGACTTGTTGCTGTTGATGTGTCACACgatgctgtttgttttattgccgACGGTCTGA